Proteins encoded together in one Solanum lycopersicum chromosome 7, SLM_r2.1 window:
- the LOC101256688 gene encoding protein ELF4-LIKE 3, which yields MEGDTFSVLGNNGTQIDGKVFQTFQKSFVQVQNLLDQNRLLINEINQNHESKIPDNLSRNVGLIRELNNNIRRVVDLYADLSCSFTKSVDASSEGDSTGKATHKRNKPL from the coding sequence atggAAGGAGATACATTTTCAGTGTTAGGTAATAATGGTACACAAATAGATGGTAAGGTATTTCAAACATTTCAAAAGAGCTTTGTACAAGTGCAGAACCTATTGGATCAGAATAGATTGTTAATCAATGAGATAAATCAGAATCATGAGTCAAAGATCCCTGATAACTTGAGCAGAAATGTTGGTTTAATCAGAGAGTTAAACAATAATATCAGAAGGGTTGTTGACCTTTATGCAGATCTTTCATGTTCATTTACAAAATCCGTAGATGCTTCATCTGAAGGGGATTCTACTGGAAAAGCTACACATAAGAGGAACAAACCTCTTTAG